In a single window of the Acyrthosiphon pisum isolate AL4f chromosome X, pea_aphid_22Mar2018_4r6ur, whole genome shotgun sequence genome:
- the LOC103308780 gene encoding E3 SUMO-protein ligase KIAA1586-like, translating to MDYQTDSETDLDTPQEPTASTSVVKKPKTWLYEHKYQKVWESNPKYSKWISHSKKGIVYFHCKVCLCDCKGGLSAVIKHNKSKKHNQNSTNMKVTSVFDMPSLTKSKEVIENIKTTEIRIASFVAEHNIPINVTDHLVKLISSIKLEPNNLAKLTCDRTKCTSIINNVIGATGFDDLVQYIKNNKFSLLVDESTDISAVKNLALVVRLCDNYKVDDQFLTLLPVANATANNIYQVITNFFNSHNIKAYKSNLIGFAADGANTMMGNKHSLKSLLINDIPQLFVLKCVCHSLALCAEYACRKLPDEIEKMLRDIYTYFSHSFKRQHEFEEFQHFFDVKPHKLLQLSCTRWLSLLMVWCREFSNGRTNIHDEARSGRPSVSDDLQEQVESELREDIRA from the exons ATGGATTACCAAACTGACTCTGAAACAGATTTAGACACTCCTCAAGAACCAACAGCTTCTACATCAGTGGTCAAGAAGCCAAAAACGTGGTTATATGAACACAAGTATCAGAAAGTATGGGAATCAAATCCAAAGTATTCTAAATGGATAAGTCATAGCAAAAAAggaattgtatattttcattgtaaGGTTTGTTTATGTGATTGTAAAGGTGGTTTATCGGCTgttattaaacacaataaatcgaaaaaacatAACCAAAATTCAACCAATATGAAAGTTACTTCTGTATTTGATATGCCTTCTTTGACCAAAAGTAAAGAAgtgatagaaaatataaaaacaactgAGATCCGTATTGCATCTTTTGTGGctgaacataatataccaataaatgTGACTGATCATCTTGTAAAATTAATCAGCTCTATAAAACTAGAGCCTAATAACTTGGCAAAGTTAACATGTGACAGAACAAAATGCACTTCCATCATCAACAACGTCATAGGTGCCACTGGATTTGATGATCTTGTAcaatacataaaaaacaataagtttTCACTTTTGGTCGACGAATCCACTGACATAAGTGCTGTAAAAAACTTAGCTCTTGTAGTACGTTTATGCGATAATTATAAAGTTGATGATCAGTTTCTTACGCTTCTCCCTGTAGCCAATGCAactgcaaataatatttatcaagtcattacaaatttttttaacagcCACAATATAAAAGCATATAAAAGCAATTTAATTGGGTTTGCTGCTGATGGAGCCAACACGATGATGGGGAATAAGCATTCTTTAAAAAGTCTGCTTATAAATGATATTccacaattatttgttttaaaatgtgtgtGTCATTCATTAGCACTATGTGCTGAATATGCATGCCGAAAACTTCCtgatgaaattgaaaaaatgttacgAGATATTTATACGTACTTTAGCCACAGTTTTAAACGACAGCATGAATTCGAAGAGTTCCAACATTTTTTCGATGTCAAGCCCcacaaattattacaattaagttGTACCCGATGGCTGTCATTACTAATGGTC TGGTGCAGAGAATTTTCAAATGGAAGGACGAATATTCATGATGAAGCCAGAAGTGGAAGGCCATCTGTTTCTGACGATCTCCAAGAACAAGTTGAGTCTGAACTTCGTGAAGATATTAGAGCCTAA